Proteins co-encoded in one Coxiella burnetii genomic window:
- the hflX gene encoding ribosome rescue GTPase HflX, with amino-acid sequence MRQTRRYFIDRHEGGERIILVHIDFPTTQPDSLSEFKELAHSSGGDVLTVVKGKRNQPESKYFVGTGKAEEIQQTVHDFNADLVLFNHELSPAQERNLEKLFQCRVLDRTGLILDIFAQRAHTFEGKLQVELAQLKHLSTRLVRGWGHLERQRGGIGLRGPGETQLETDRRLIGGRIKMINKRLDKVVRQRQQGQRARKRSAVPTVSLVGYTNAGKSTLFNAITEANVYTADQLFATLDPTFRQLELPTLGKIILVDTVGFIRDLPHDLIAAFRATLEESRQADLLLHVVDAHSPDSSVMLEEVQKVLETIGAEEVPQLFIYNKIDLLESRKPRIDYDEKGKPRRVWLSALTGVGIDLLNPAIVELLGDTILTCEVTLEANEGKLRSTLYKMGVIKAEKIDPEGHIQLTLEIQRKDYQRLFEYRARPVACAKRSQRRTRDVLRVPAAKPRDDQI; translated from the coding sequence TTGAGGCAAACACGTCGTTATTTCATTGACCGCCATGAAGGGGGCGAACGCATTATTTTGGTGCACATCGATTTCCCGACGACTCAACCTGACTCTCTAAGCGAATTTAAAGAATTGGCGCATTCATCAGGGGGCGATGTTTTAACCGTAGTGAAAGGAAAAAGAAATCAACCAGAATCTAAATATTTTGTGGGAACAGGGAAGGCAGAAGAAATTCAGCAAACGGTGCATGATTTCAATGCAGATTTAGTTTTATTTAACCACGAATTATCCCCCGCCCAAGAGCGTAATTTGGAAAAATTATTTCAATGCCGCGTTTTAGACCGAACGGGGCTAATTCTCGATATTTTTGCTCAACGTGCGCATACTTTTGAAGGTAAATTACAAGTCGAACTGGCTCAATTAAAACACCTCAGCACCCGGCTGGTGCGAGGGTGGGGCCACTTAGAGCGACAACGGGGTGGGATCGGTTTGCGTGGGCCGGGGGAAACACAGTTAGAAACAGACCGACGTTTAATTGGCGGTCGGATAAAAATGATTAATAAACGGCTGGACAAAGTTGTCCGTCAGCGTCAGCAAGGTCAGCGAGCCAGAAAACGATCCGCTGTTCCAACCGTTTCTTTAGTAGGCTACACGAATGCAGGGAAATCGACTTTATTCAATGCGATCACCGAAGCCAATGTCTACACAGCAGACCAACTTTTTGCAACCCTAGACCCTACTTTTCGCCAACTCGAACTGCCGACACTGGGTAAAATTATTTTAGTCGACACGGTGGGATTTATTCGCGATCTTCCTCATGATTTAATTGCAGCATTTCGCGCAACGCTTGAAGAAAGTCGGCAAGCGGATTTATTATTGCACGTGGTCGATGCCCATTCGCCAGATTCATCAGTTATGCTCGAAGAGGTTCAAAAGGTATTAGAAACAATCGGCGCTGAAGAAGTACCTCAGCTATTTATTTATAATAAAATCGATTTGCTTGAGTCGAGAAAACCACGGATTGATTATGATGAAAAAGGAAAACCTCGTCGTGTGTGGTTATCAGCGTTGACCGGAGTAGGAATCGATTTGTTGAACCCAGCGATTGTCGAATTATTGGGGGATACCATACTGACTTGTGAGGTAACGCTCGAAGCGAATGAAGGCAAATTGCGTTCGACGTTATATAAAATGGGTGTCATTAAAGCCGAAAAAATTGACCCCGAAGGCCACATCCAATTGACGCTCGAAATTCAACGAAAAGATTATCAACGTCTTTTTGAATATCGTGCTCGACCTGTGGCTTGCGCGAAGAGAAGCCAAAGACGCACGCGCGACGTCCTTCGGGTTCCCGCGGCCAAGCCACGGGATGACCAGATCTAA
- a CDS encoding adenylosuccinate synthase, translated as MNIVILGTQWGDEGKGKIVDMLTEDVAAVVRFQGGHNAGHTLIIDGEKTILRLIPSGILREGVLCLIGNGVVLSPPALMEEIEELNAKGIPVTEQLRISSACNLLLPYHVALDKAREAELGTKAIGTTGRGIGPAYEDKVARRGIRAMDLLHPDQLLEKIKKATAYHNIQLEHYYHQTPLDYQSIYNQLMEFREKIKPMIGDVSALLGNLRRQNKHIIFEGAQGSLLDIDLGTYPYVTSSNTTAGSAATGSGFGPLYFDRVLGITKAYVTRVGAGPFPTELTNEEGKKMAKRGNEFGSVTGRPRRCGWFDVISMRRTIQINSLTGIVLTKLDVLDEFAKIHLCTAYRCDGEVVNEPPFDQSLLESCEPVYEEMPGWQTSTYGLTDYSEMPKEARNYISRLEELLGVPITIISTGPDRKHTIVRQAVFNQVITAKG; from the coding sequence ATGAATATCGTTATTCTAGGAACACAATGGGGTGATGAAGGTAAAGGCAAAATTGTTGATATGCTAACTGAAGACGTGGCTGCAGTCGTGCGTTTTCAAGGGGGGCACAATGCAGGTCATACGTTAATTATCGATGGTGAAAAAACCATATTGCGTTTAATTCCTTCCGGGATCTTGAGAGAAGGCGTTTTGTGTTTGATTGGTAATGGGGTTGTTTTGTCTCCCCCTGCGTTAATGGAAGAAATTGAAGAGCTAAATGCAAAAGGAATACCCGTGACGGAGCAGCTAAGAATTAGCTCGGCTTGTAATTTATTATTGCCTTATCATGTGGCGCTGGATAAAGCGCGTGAAGCTGAGTTAGGCACCAAAGCGATTGGTACGACGGGTCGAGGTATCGGTCCTGCTTATGAAGATAAAGTAGCGCGACGAGGCATTCGCGCGATGGATTTATTGCATCCCGATCAGTTATTGGAAAAAATTAAAAAAGCCACGGCTTATCATAATATTCAATTAGAACATTATTATCATCAAACGCCACTGGATTATCAGAGTATTTATAATCAATTAATGGAATTTCGTGAAAAAATAAAACCGATGATCGGTGATGTTTCAGCACTTTTGGGTAATCTGCGAAGGCAAAATAAACATATTATTTTTGAAGGGGCGCAGGGGTCGTTGTTGGATATTGATTTGGGTACGTACCCTTATGTGACTTCTTCAAATACCACTGCAGGCAGTGCCGCGACAGGCAGCGGCTTTGGGCCATTGTATTTCGATCGTGTGCTGGGTATTACGAAGGCTTATGTCACTCGCGTTGGCGCAGGGCCATTTCCTACCGAATTAACCAATGAGGAAGGAAAAAAAATGGCGAAGCGTGGCAATGAATTTGGTTCAGTAACGGGTCGTCCCCGCCGGTGCGGATGGTTTGACGTAATTAGTATGCGTCGAACGATTCAAATAAATAGTTTAACGGGCATTGTATTAACTAAACTTGACGTGTTAGATGAATTTGCCAAGATCCACTTATGCACGGCCTATCGTTGCGATGGGGAGGTAGTTAATGAACCGCCTTTCGATCAATCGTTATTAGAATCGTGTGAACCTGTATATGAAGAAATGCCGGGTTGGCAAACATCCACTTACGGCTTAACCGATTACAGCGAAATGCCAAAAGAAGCGCGCAATTATATTTCGCGACTCGAAGAACTCTTGGGAGTCCCGATCACCATTATTTCCACTGGCCCCGATCGTAAGCATACGATCGTTCGCCAGGCGGTTTTTAACCAAGTCATTACTGCAAAAGGATAG
- the def gene encoding peptide deformylase, with the protein MFKILQYPDPRLKTAAQRVEKFDDALQKMIDEMFETHYAATNCAALAATQLDMENPKHITVIDFSPNKDQPLCLVNAEIIERSGEHTEEEGCMSVGGGTFEKVTRAAKIKVRARDRYGKPVEFEADGFMAKCIQHELDHLNGIIFLDRLSTLKRGRIDKRLGKLRRQGKV; encoded by the coding sequence ATGTTCAAGATCTTACAATACCCTGACCCCCGCTTGAAAACCGCTGCCCAACGCGTTGAAAAATTTGATGATGCCTTACAGAAAATGATCGATGAGATGTTTGAAACGCATTATGCGGCGACTAATTGCGCTGCGTTGGCGGCTACTCAGTTGGACATGGAAAATCCCAAACACATTACGGTCATCGACTTTTCTCCCAATAAAGATCAGCCTTTGTGCTTGGTGAACGCTGAGATTATTGAACGCAGTGGGGAACATACGGAGGAAGAAGGGTGTATGTCTGTCGGCGGGGGTACGTTTGAAAAGGTCACGCGGGCAGCGAAAATCAAGGTGCGGGCGCGGGATCGTTATGGCAAGCCGGTGGAATTTGAAGCGGATGGGTTTATGGCGAAGTGCATCCAGCATGAGTTGGACCATTTGAATGGTATTATTTTTCTTGATCGGTTATCGACGCTCAAGCGGGGGCGCATTGATAAGCGGCTTGGGAAGCTGCGTAGGCAAGGAAAGGTTTAA
- the lolD gene encoding lipoprotein-releasing ABC transporter ATP-binding protein LolD has translation MNNAPVIHCEKLSKTYVEGKLRVPVLHEVEFSVAPGERIAIVGASGAGKSTFLQLLGGLDKPSNGKIWVNGNDINQLSEREKGLLRNQHLGFVYQFHHLLPEFNALENVCIPLLVRGGIKPKHARQKASAYLEKVGLSHRQKHRVGELSGGEKQRVALARALVTEPCCVLADEPTGNLDQKTAEQVADLTLQLNRSLNISFVIVTHNREFADKMDRVLLLDKGQLQSESERNH, from the coding sequence ATGAATAATGCGCCGGTCATTCATTGCGAAAAATTAAGTAAAACCTATGTCGAAGGGAAATTGCGTGTGCCGGTATTGCATGAAGTTGAATTTTCCGTAGCTCCCGGTGAACGTATTGCTATCGTCGGCGCCTCTGGTGCTGGCAAATCGACTTTTTTACAATTATTGGGTGGGTTGGATAAGCCTTCCAATGGAAAAATATGGGTGAATGGGAACGATATCAATCAACTCTCTGAACGAGAAAAAGGACTATTACGTAATCAACATTTGGGGTTTGTGTATCAATTCCATCATTTGTTGCCAGAATTTAACGCATTAGAAAATGTATGTATTCCTTTATTAGTGCGTGGCGGGATCAAACCCAAACACGCAAGACAAAAAGCCTCGGCCTACCTTGAAAAGGTTGGCTTAAGTCACCGTCAAAAACATCGCGTTGGTGAGTTGTCCGGTGGAGAAAAGCAGCGCGTCGCTTTAGCGCGCGCTTTAGTAACCGAGCCATGTTGTGTTTTGGCGGACGAGCCCACCGGTAACCTCGATCAAAAAACAGCGGAACAGGTAGCGGATTTAACCTTACAGTTGAATCGTTCGTTGAATATTAGTTTTGTCATTGTGACGCATAATCGTGAATTTGCCGACAAGATGGACCGTGTATTGCTATTAGACAAGGGGCAACTGCAGTCAGAGTCAGAGAGAAATCATTGA
- a CDS encoding lipoprotein, producing the protein MMKRFLVILLTCLFVIGCSPDHQRKPKTSEDTTSAVAK; encoded by the coding sequence TTGATGAAACGTTTTCTGGTGATTTTGTTAACTTGTTTATTTGTCATCGGCTGTTCGCCGGACCATCAGCGAAAACCTAAAACTTCTGAGGATACCACAAGCGCTGTCGCCAAGTAG
- the cyoE gene encoding heme o synthase has protein sequence MRTRTEIVSTTQTSATWRDYFQLCKPRVVLLMLLTAIVGMCLASPGIVSWRVFLFGNLGIALAASSAAAINHLLEHHLDKLMRRTYRRPIVQGKINRKNAAIFAAILCILSMIILIAFVNLLTALLTFITLIGYAGFYTLYLKHATPQNIVIGGLAGAAPPLLGWVAVTGHIDPPALILLLIIFLWTPPHFWALAIHRIDDYAKANIPMLPNTHGIIYTKINILLYTLLLTAISFLPFVIMTSGWIYFSSVCLLNLGFLYWAIRLLTSQRKEIPMRTFQYSIWYLMLLFTALLVDHYVYLALKLY, from the coding sequence ATGAGAACGCGAACTGAAATCGTATCGACAACACAGACAAGCGCAACCTGGCGGGATTATTTTCAGCTCTGCAAACCCCGCGTTGTTTTATTAATGTTATTAACGGCCATTGTCGGGATGTGTTTAGCCAGCCCCGGCATTGTATCGTGGCGCGTTTTTTTATTTGGTAACTTAGGAATTGCGCTTGCCGCTTCTTCTGCCGCAGCGATTAATCACTTGCTCGAACATCATCTCGATAAATTAATGCGACGAACTTATCGGCGCCCCATTGTGCAAGGGAAAATCAACCGAAAAAACGCCGCTATTTTCGCAGCCATCCTTTGTATTTTATCGATGATTATTTTAATCGCTTTTGTAAACCTACTGACCGCCTTACTCACTTTTATTACCTTGATTGGTTACGCTGGCTTTTATACGCTTTATTTAAAACATGCCACTCCGCAAAATATCGTTATCGGCGGCTTAGCAGGCGCCGCGCCACCACTTTTAGGATGGGTGGCCGTAACTGGCCACATCGATCCGCCCGCTTTAATTTTATTACTTATCATTTTCCTGTGGACACCCCCGCATTTTTGGGCGCTGGCTATTCACCGGATTGATGATTACGCTAAGGCCAATATTCCCATGTTGCCGAATACGCATGGGATCATTTATACCAAAATTAATATCCTACTCTATACGCTATTATTAACAGCGATTAGTTTTTTACCTTTTGTGATTATGACATCCGGATGGATTTATTTTTCCAGCGTCTGTCTGTTAAACTTAGGCTTTCTTTATTGGGCCATTCGTTTGTTGACTAGTCAGCGCAAGGAAATACCTATGCGGACATTCCAGTACAGTATCTGGTATCTGATGCTTCTATTTACTGCCCTGCTTGTCGATCATTATGTGTATCTGGCGCTAAAACTTTATTAA
- a CDS encoding cytochrome c oxidase subunit II transmembrane domain-containing protein: protein MLSLSRGIFELHMIVFYICVAVSILTFGAMISILYKFRKSRGAVPANFHERLSVEIFWTIIPFIILVIMAFPATLILYQKHNNVTQVQK, encoded by the coding sequence ATGTTATCGCTGTCTCGCGGCATATTCGAATTACACATGATTGTTTTTTATATTTGCGTCGCTGTGAGTATTCTTACCTTTGGAGCGATGATTTCTATTCTCTATAAATTTCGCAAATCCAGAGGCGCCGTTCCTGCCAATTTTCATGAACGTCTCAGCGTTGAAATTTTCTGGACTATTATTCCTTTTATCATACTCGTCATTATGGCGTTTCCAGCCACCCTGATACTTTACCAAAAACATAACAACGTCACTCAGGTGCAGAAATGA
- a CDS encoding lipoprotein-releasing ABC transporter permease subunit, with the protein MIRPLALYVGLRYTRAKRRNHFISFISLVSMLGIALGVAVLITVLSVMNGFDYEIRTHFFALAPQVTVMTGQNIEKTWPELQKTIASNPEVVASAPFVTGMGLLSNEGIVSGATVLGVVPSQEKKVSQLDGKLVGGKLSSLNPGSYNIILGRKLADQLGLSIGDKVSLFTPQTTTTPLGIFPQFRRFTISGIFSTKSGFGFDAGIAYINMQDGFRLFSQGASGLHIKIKNLYQAQSVTQQLQKLLPGEFIVTNWTEQFGSFFKAIAMEKTIMFVILLLIVGVAIFNLVSTLVMVVNDKRADIAILRTLGASPRTIMSIFVIQGAIVGIVGTLIGVIGGVILAVNATAIVNGIQQIFHVQFLKSSIYFVNFLPSRLQWLDVLNVSLIAFALSLIATIYPAFIAFRTEPAEALRYE; encoded by the coding sequence ATGATAAGACCTCTGGCTCTGTATGTAGGCTTGCGTTATACGCGGGCAAAACGCCGCAACCACTTTATTTCCTTCATCTCCCTGGTGTCCATGTTAGGGATCGCGCTGGGGGTGGCCGTGTTAATTACGGTTTTGTCGGTGATGAACGGCTTTGATTATGAGATCCGCACCCATTTCTTCGCCCTTGCCCCCCAAGTAACGGTCATGACAGGGCAAAATATCGAAAAAACCTGGCCTGAATTACAGAAAACCATCGCTTCCAATCCCGAGGTGGTCGCCTCAGCGCCGTTTGTCACGGGGATGGGTTTACTAAGTAACGAAGGAATCGTTAGCGGAGCCACTGTCTTGGGCGTGGTGCCTTCGCAAGAGAAAAAAGTGTCCCAACTTGATGGGAAATTAGTGGGAGGTAAGTTAAGCAGCTTGAATCCCGGGAGCTATAACATCATTCTCGGGCGCAAACTGGCCGATCAATTGGGGCTTTCCATCGGCGATAAAGTTAGCCTATTCACCCCGCAAACAACGACAACCCCTTTGGGGATTTTCCCTCAATTTCGCCGTTTCACCATTAGTGGCATTTTCAGTACCAAAAGCGGTTTCGGCTTTGATGCCGGGATTGCTTATATCAACATGCAAGACGGCTTTAGGTTATTTTCGCAAGGCGCAAGTGGGCTGCATATTAAAATAAAAAACCTTTATCAGGCACAGTCGGTCACTCAGCAGTTGCAAAAACTGCTGCCCGGCGAATTTATCGTAACGAATTGGACAGAACAATTTGGTTCTTTTTTTAAAGCCATTGCGATGGAAAAAACGATTATGTTTGTCATTTTATTATTGATTGTCGGCGTGGCTATTTTTAATTTGGTGTCTACGTTGGTGATGGTCGTTAATGACAAGCGGGCAGATATAGCAATTTTACGCACGTTGGGTGCCAGTCCTCGTACGATTATGTCCATATTTGTTATCCAAGGGGCTATTGTTGGAATTGTTGGGACGCTGATTGGGGTTATTGGTGGCGTTATTTTGGCGGTAAATGCAACCGCGATTGTCAATGGTATTCAACAAATTTTTCACGTGCAGTTTTTAAAGAGTTCGATTTACTTTGTGAACTTTCTCCCGTCGCGTTTACAATGGCTCGACGTTCTCAATGTTTCCCTTATTGCATTCGCTTTAAGTTTAATTGCAACAATTTATCCGGCGTTCATCGCTTTTCGAACCGAGCCGGCGGAGGCATTGAGATATGAATAA